Part of the Candidatus Binatus sp. genome is shown below.
GCTCCGAGTATTGAAAAAGAAAAAGGAGAGTTTCGAGCCAAATGGATTTTACCTGGACCCCCGAACAGGACGCTTATCGGATGGAAGTGCGGCGCTGGCTTGAAGAGAATCGCCCTCAATCTCTTGGCAGGAGCGACGACCTCGAAATCGGCGGCGACGACGCAATCTGGGATCGGCTCAAGGCCTGGCACAAAAAGCTCTACGCCGCGGGATGGGCCGGTCTGACCTGGCCCAAGGAATACGGCGGCCGCGGCGCCACCTTCATCGAGCAGGTCATCTTTCAGCAGGAACTCGGCCGCCTCAACCTGCCGATGGGATGCAACGTGCTGGGCGTGATCATGACCGGGCCGGCGCTGATGCAATGGGGAACCGACGAGCAAAAAAAGCGCTACCTGAATCCGATCCTCGCCGGCGACGAGATTTGGTGCGAGGGGATGTCGGAGCCGGGTGCGGGCTCGGACCTCGCGTCTATCCAGTGCCGGGCCGAGCTCAAGGGTGACGAGTTTATCGTCAACGGCCAGAAGGTCTGGACCACGATCGCGCATCGCTCGGACTTCGTGCAGCTGTTCGTGCGCACCGATCCCGACCTGCCCAAGCACAAGGGGATGAGCGCGTTGCTGGTCGATATGAAATCGCCCGGCGTGAGCGTGCGTCCGCTCAAGCAGATCACCGGCGACAGCGAGTTCAACGAGATCTTTTTCGAGGACGTGCGCGTACCCAAGGAAAACCTGCTCGGCCCACTCAACATGGGATGGCAGGTGCTGGTTGCGACCCTGATGCACGAGCGGTTCGGAATCGGCGAGACGCTCGGCGGCACCGAACAGATGCTCCATGCACTCGTTCAGATCGCCAAGGCCGCGGAGATAAATGGCCGGCCGGCAGCCGAGGATAACGACATCCGCCAGCAAATCGCCCAGTTCGCGATCGAAACGACCGCCAAGAAGTACAACGGCTTGCGCAGCCTCTCCAAGCGCCTCAAGGGTCAGCAGCCCGGACCCGAAGCGTCGATTTCCAAGCTGCTCTCGACCGACTTGGGCCAGCGGATGACCAAGTTCGTCACGCGGCTGCTCGGCGAGTACGCGCTGCTCGAGGGCCATACGCCGCTGGCGCCCGAGGGCGACTGGATGCGCCGGATTCTAGGATCGGAGGGGATAACGATCGCGGGTGGCACCTCGCCGGTGCAGAAGAACATGATCGGCGAGCGCATCCTGCTGCTTCCCAAGGGCTGAGAATCCCACAATAGCGACTTCGCAAGGAGGCGGTTCATTTTGATTCGCCTCTTTTTCTTGCGCACCATCCGTATTGCAAAATGAAAAGTTGTTTTTTCCGGAAAAGTCAGGCAGCTTCACTCGCAACTGAGAGCTGCGAAGGCTGACCGCCCAAGGCTCTCGCAAGCCCGGAGGCTTCGAAGATGGTTCCGAAATCGATCCGCTCGCTCGCGCGCAACCCTATCGTGCTGAGCGTGGCATTGTGTCTGGCGTTCGCGTCGCCGGCGGCCGCGGAAATTCCCGCCGCGCCAAAAATCGAAGGCGCCGACACCGCATGGCTGCTGCTCTGCGCCGCGCTGGTTCTGATGATG
Proteins encoded:
- a CDS encoding acyl-CoA dehydrogenase family protein, which produces MDFTWTPEQDAYRMEVRRWLEENRPQSLGRSDDLEIGGDDAIWDRLKAWHKKLYAAGWAGLTWPKEYGGRGATFIEQVIFQQELGRLNLPMGCNVLGVIMTGPALMQWGTDEQKKRYLNPILAGDEIWCEGMSEPGAGSDLASIQCRAELKGDEFIVNGQKVWTTIAHRSDFVQLFVRTDPDLPKHKGMSALLVDMKSPGVSVRPLKQITGDSEFNEIFFEDVRVPKENLLGPLNMGWQVLVATLMHERFGIGETLGGTEQMLHALVQIAKAAEINGRPAAEDNDIRQQIAQFAIETTAKKYNGLRSLSKRLKGQQPGPEASISKLLSTDLGQRMTKFVTRLLGEYALLEGHTPLAPEGDWMRRILGSEGITIAGGTSPVQKNMIGERILLLPKG